Proteins encoded together in one Ammospiza nelsoni isolate bAmmNel1 chromosome Z, bAmmNel1.pri, whole genome shotgun sequence window:
- the NUDT2 gene encoding bis(5'-nucleosyl)-tetraphosphatase [asymmetrical] — MAVRACGLIIFRRLQPAPSSKVTDSIEYLLLQTSYGSHHWTPPKGHVDPGEDDLQTAFRETQEEAGLQASQLTLIEGYKKELHYPVHGKPKTVVYWLAEMKDCNTEIKLSEEHQAFQWLKLEDACKFAEYEDMQAMLKEVHQFLCSRE, encoded by the exons aTGGCTGTGAGAGCTTGTGGCTTGATCATcttcaggaggctgcagccagcaccgTCCTCTAAGGTCACTGACAGCATCGAGTACCTCCTGCTGCAGACATCCTACGGGAGCCACCACTGGACCCCGCCCAAAG GCCACGTGGACCCTGGGGAGGATGACCTGCAGACAGCCTTCCGGGAAACGCAGGAGGAGGCAGGCCTGCAGGCCAGCCAGCTCACCCTCATCGAGGGCTACAAGAAGGAGCTGCACTACCCTGTCCACGGCAAGCCCAAGACCGTCGTGTACTGGCTGGCAGAAATGAAGGACTGCAACACAGAAATCAAGCTGTCAGAGGAGCACCAGGCTTTCCAGTGGCTGAAGCTGGAGGATGCCTGCAAATTTGCAGAATATGAGGACATGCAAGCAATGCTGAAGGAAGTGCATCAGTTTCTGTGCTCCAGAGAATAA
- the LOC132086747 gene encoding uncharacterized protein LOC132086747 has product MELFRLSLGCICLLPWLEVAEGQGFLIRNTRLEKCIRASQETDSISLASCKEHSQQQRWGWDPDRGTIVSLHTGRCLSAHRMRQNALVKLEPCGDWERQAWSCGRKGHLTLQSLGFHLGSKEGSHKVFVSREKDKFSRWKTLADETVCAAARTAAGRPSKPTQQALDTRVWIYETKTIDSSKIDAVDRESSVSLTDPPLANKFNSTVSPAKTKQAQLPANEDPSHNHSKKHGNRGKNTGARLAGTNWKTAMLVLSPLAFILGLIILTLNVHYNKKKKILSALKSSPAHSSRADLREPAPLRRGIHPQPYLPPSRSPSLRRGEILIEWKDGTVTPLFDNINYQVD; this is encoded by the exons TAGCAGAGGGACAAGGCTTCCTCATAAGGAACACCCGGCTGGAAAAGTGCATCCGTGCCTCCCAGGAGACCGACAGCATCAGCCTGGCCAGCTGCAAGGAgcactcccagcagcagaggtggggcTGGGACCCCGACAGGGGCACCATCGTCAGCCTGCACACGGGGCGCTGCCTGTCGGCACACAGGATGCGCCAGAACGCCCTGGTCAAGCTGGAGCCCTGTGGAGACTGGGAACGCCAGGCATGGTCCTGCGGCAGGAAGGGACACTTGACTCTGCAGAGCTTGGGCTTCCACCTTGGCAGCAAGGAGGGAAGCCACAAGGTGTTTGTCTCGAGGGAGAAGGACAAGTTCAGCAGGTGGAAGACGCTAGCGGATGAAACCgtctgtgctgctgcccggACAGCAGCTGGGAGGCCCAGCAAACCAACACAACAAGCTCTAGACACACGAGTGTGGATCTATGAAA CTAAAACCATCGATTCTTCAAAGATCGATGCTGTGGACAGAGAGTCTTCTGTGAGCTTGACCGACCCCCCTCTGGCTAACAAGTTCAACAGCACAGTGTCTCCAGCAAAGACCaaacaggcacagctcccagcaaaTGAGG ATCCATCCCACAACCACTCCAAGAAACATGGAAATCGTGGGAAAAACACTGGGGCCAGGCTTGCAG GCACGAACTGGAAGACAGCCATGCTGGTCCTCAGCCCCCTGGCTTTCATACTGGGATTAATAATACTGACACTCAATGTTCACTACAACAA GAAGAAGAAGATCCTCTCTGCTCTGAAGAGTtctccagcccacagcagccGAGCTGATTTACGGGAGCCGGCCCCCCTGCGCAGAGGGATCCATCCCCAGCCGTACCTGCCGCCATCCCGCTCCCCCTCCCTGAGGCGGGGAGAGATCCTCATCGAGTGGAAAGACGGGACTGTCACTCCTCTTTTTGACAACATCAATTACCAAGTGGACTAG